Below is a window of Arcobacter sp. CECT 8986 DNA.
CAACTAGTTACGAAATGTTTCTAACAATCAGAATTATTGAGTCAATAATAATTCCTGCAATTATTACTTCTTGTATGAGTATTTTAGCAAATAGTGACAAAGAAAATGTAAAATATAATATGGCAATTTATGTTGCAGCGACTGTTTTTGGGGGAATGGTAGGAAGAGTTATTTCTGGAATTATTGCTACACATTTTGGCTGGAGAAGTGTATTTTTATCTTTAAGTGCAGCACTATTTATTGCACTATTTTTTATAACAAAATTGAAATTTGAAGGTGATACTGAACTTACAAAAGCAAAAATCAAAGATGTTGTTGAAATATTAAGTGATAGAAGATTTATTTTAATATATTTACTTATGTTTACTACTTTTTTTGTCTTTGCTGGATTATTAAATATTTTACCTTTTAGAATGAAAGAGTTAATTCCAACTGCAACAGAAACACAAATTGGATTGCTCTATTTAGGTTATGGAATGGGAATTGTTGTATCTTTATTATCGAAAAAAATTATAAAATATTTAAAAGGTGAACAAAATACGATTTTAGTTGGTGGAGTTATCTTTTGTATAGTAAACTTTACATTTTTTAGTGATAATATGCTATTTGTATTTTTTATGGTATTCTTTTTTTGTGTAGGTATGTTTATGGTACATAGTGTTAGTACGGGAATAGCCAATTCAATTAAAAAATCACAAAAGTCACTAACATCGGGAATGTACTTAACTTTTTATTATATTGGTGGAGCAGTTGGTTCTATAATTCCTGCTATGATTTATCATGAATTTGGTTGGAATGTTGCATTAATTATGTTTATTACTTTATTGATAATTGTATACACCATATTTTTTAGGTTTAGAAAAGATTTTAATAATTAAATGAAAAGACTCATTACAAACAATAAGACAGATAATTTTTATAATTTATTGGTTCAGCTTTTTGATAGTTGCAAAGGTTTTTATATAAATGTTGCATTTATAAATTATAGTGGATTACAGTTACTACTTGATAGTTTAAAAAAGTGTGAAAATAGAGGTGTTAAAGCAAAAGTATTAACATCAACTTATCTAAATTTTACGGAAGTAAAAGCACTTAAAAAATTGCAACAGTTTAAAAATATAGATTTGAAAATATTTGATAGTAGCGATGTGGGATTTCACAGTAAAGCTTATATTTTTGAGTATGATGATTGCTATAAAATAGTTATTGGTTCATCAAATATAACTGCAAGTGCTTTTAAAACAAATATTGAATGGAATTTAAAAGTTATAAGTAAAAAAGATGATGCATTTACAATAGAAGTATTAAAAGAGTATGACTCATTATTTGAAAAAGCTTACAATGTTGATGAAAAGTTTTTGAACTCTTATGAAGATTTTAT
It encodes the following:
- a CDS encoding MFS transporter, coding for MNSKQLIIIIYIILVVFSIMYATQPLQPLLAKEFEINMIQASQFTAVIMFSLAIAPIIYGYVLETISPKKMLIYSSMILLVTNLVLSYSTSYEMFLTIRIIESIIIPAIITSCMSILANSDKENVKYNMAIYVAATVFGGMVGRVISGIIATHFGWRSVFLSLSAALFIALFFITKLKFEGDTELTKAKIKDVVEILSDRRFILIYLLMFTTFFVFAGLLNILPFRMKELIPTATETQIGLLYLGYGMGIVVSLLSKKIIKYLKGEQNTILVGGVIFCIVNFTFFSDNMLFVFFMVFFFCVGMFMVHSVSTGIANSIKKSQKSLTSGMYLTFYYIGGAVGSIIPAMIYHEFGWNVALIMFITLLIIVYTIFFRFRKDFNN